From the genome of Gemmatimonadales bacterium:
GGCAGCTCTTTCTTCGGGTCGTCGAACCCCTTCGGCAGGCCGAACGGCGGATCGGTGAAGTAGAGTGTGCCGTCCGAGCGGTACACCAGGTCGTTGGGACTGTTGAGCCGTTTGCCGTCGTAGCGGTCAGCGAGCACCGTGATCTTGCCAGTCCGCTCCAAACGGGTCACCCGCCTGTTGCCATGCTCGTTGATCGTGAGCAGGCCGTTCCGGTCCAAGGTGAGCCCGTTGGAGCCGGGCTGGTGGTACTCGCCGATATCGAATCCGCTGTAGCCGCTCTTGCTGCGGAACACCGAGACTGCGCCATCCGGGGTCCAGCGGTAGATCGTGTTTGCGTTGGGGTCGCTGAAGAGGAGGTAACCGTCCGGGTGCCAGACCGGCCCCTCAATGAACTGGAATCCACCCGCCAGCTTCTCGATCGCCGCACCGCTGGGCACGATGCGATCGATCGAGGGGTCGAGCCGGATCACTTTGGCCCGGGTGGCCACCGGAGCACCCACCTGGCCGGGGCGGTAGAAGTCGAGCGTCGCCGAGCGGACCCAGATGAAGTTCACCGGCGGACTGGAGACCGGCCCGTTGATCCCGAACACGGCGAGCTGGATCTGCTGGCCGGGGCGCGCATCACGGGTGAGCACCACGCGGTTGGGTGCGTTGAAGCCCTTGATGAGCTGGCCGCCGGTCTGACCCAGCACCAGCGGCAGCTTCCCGTCCACCCAGATCTCGGCGTAGTCGTCGATCACCAGCTCGAATACCACGGTGGCACCGGTGATGCCGAGCCCACCGACCGTACGGGGCAGTGTGATCCTGGTCCGGTACCAGTTGAAGGCGAGCCGCCCGTTCGACCGTCGGGTCTCGAGCGCCGCCGGCTCGATCGCCTCCCAGCCGGAATCGTCGAAGTCCGCCGCCTCCGCGTGCGGCGTGATGTCGTTGGTGCGGTTGGGCGGCCCCGATGGCCTGAGATCGGGTCCCGGGGCGTGATGATCCACCTCGATCACCTTGACGTCGCTGTAGCGCCATTGCGCCTGGACCAGCGCCGCACCCTCGGCCGTGCGGAGGTCGACCACCGCGGCCGGGAGCACCACGGGCAGGTCCACCGTCGCCTGTGCCGCGGCCGGCGACGGCGCGGTCATCGCGAGGGCCGGGGCCACCAGGAGGGCGGCCGTTGCCCACGCAGGCACGGGAGTGGGGCGCGGCATCACATCGCTCCCGCGGTCGTCTGACGGTCCGCCTGACGCACTTTCACGACGTAATAGAGGAACGGTGCCTTGACCTGCTTGAACCAGTGCGGCGTGCCGTTCGGGATGACCACGACGTCGCCGGGATTGAGCTGGCGGGTGTCCCCGCCGTCGATGGCGCTGCCGCGGAACTCCTCGGTGCCGATCTCCTTGAGGCCGATAGCTGTCCCGCCGGTCACCAGGGTCGCCGATCCTTGCAAGACGTAGGCGATGTCGGTGTCACGAGTGTGGACCTCGACCAGCCCGGCGCCTTCCCGCCGGCTCGCGTGGATCTTGTAGTCGCCCACTTCGATCATCGGCTTGCCTCTGGCGAAGGCGGCCG
Proteins encoded in this window:
- a CDS encoding SMP-30/gluconolactonase/LRE family protein, translating into MPRPTPVPAWATAALLVAPALAMTAPSPAAAQATVDLPVVLPAAVVDLRTAEGAALVQAQWRYSDVKVIEVDHHAPGPDLRPSGPPNRTNDITPHAEAADFDDSGWEAIEPAALETRRSNGRLAFNWYRTRITLPRTVGGLGITGATVVFELVIDDYAEIWVDGKLPLVLGQTGGQLIKGFNAPNRVVLTRDARPGQQIQLAVFGINGPVSSPPVNFIWVRSATLDFYRPGQVGAPVATRAKVIRLDPSIDRIVPSGAAIEKLAGGFQFIEGPVWHPDGYLLFSDPNANTIYRWTPDGAVSVFRSKSGYSGFDIGEYHQPGSNGLTLDRNGLLTINEHGNRRVTRLERTGKITVLADRYDGKRLNSPNDLVYRSDGTLYFTDPPFGLPKGFDDPKKELPFSGVYMVKDSQVTLLTKELTGPNGIAFSPDERYLYVDNWDLKRKVLMRYEVNPNGTIANGKVFYDFTKDPEMVALDGIKVDQQGNVYVSAPGGVWILSPA
- a CDS encoding cupin domain-containing protein, with amino-acid sequence MRSALLAAMTVLAALPLGVARAQSDDASVRYIGHDDVTAAFARGKPMIEVGDYKIHASRREGAGLVEVHTRDTDIAYVLQGSATLVTGGTAIGLKEIGTEEFRGSAIDGGDTRQLNPGDVVVIPNGTPHWFKQVKAPFLYYVVKVRQADRQTTAGAM